AAGGAAACCTATTCAAAAAGGAGAGATGACATGATTGGCCGGGATGATAGTTTAACTTTACATACAGATTTATATCAAATTAATATGGGGAAAACGTATTGGGTGGATGGCATTCATGAGCGAAACGCCGTTTTTGACCTGTATTTTCGCAAAATGCCCTTTGACAATGGATTCGCGGTTTTTGCAGGATTAGAAAAGGTCATTCAATTTTTAGAGAATTTCCATTTTACCGAAAGTGATATTGAGTACTTACGAACTGAGGTTGGCTATGAGGAAGAATTTTTACAGTATTTGAAAAATATGAAGTTTACAGGGACCATTCGTTCCATGGTGGAAGGGGAATTGGTATTTGCGAATGAACCCATTATGAGGATAGAAGCCCCACTCATTCAGGCTCAATTAATTGAAACGCCTATTTTAAATATGATTAACTATCAAACATTAATTGCAACAAAAGCTGCTCGAATTAAGCAAGTGGTAGGCGATGAAACCGTAATGGAATTTGGAACAAGAAGGGCTCAAGAAATGGATGCGGCTCTTTGGGGGACTCGTGCAGCCTTTGTTGGTGGATGTGATGCGACAAGTAATGTTCGTGCAGGGAAACTCTTTGGTATTCCAGTCGCGGGAACACATGCCCACGCGATGGTTCAAGCGTATCGCGATGAATATACGGCCTTTTGTAAATATGCCGAGACCCACAAAGATTGCGTGTTTTTAGTAGATACGTATGACACATTAAAATCAGGCGTTCCAACAGCCATTCGTGTAGCAAAAGAAAAAGGGGATACGATTAACTTTCTCGGAGTTCGCTTAGATAGCGGGGATATTGCCTATTTATCAAAAGCGGCGAGAAAGATGTTGGATGAAGCTGGATTTCCAGAGGCCAAAATTTTTGCGTCAAATGATTTAGATGAACAGACGATTATGCATTTAAAAGCACAAGGTGCAAAGGTGGATTCATGGGGGATTGGAACAAAGCTCATTACCTGCTTTGATCAACCGGCATTAGGCGCAGTGTACAAATTAGTATCCATTGAGGACGAAAATGGTGAAATGCAAGACACTATTAAAATTTCAAGTAATACTGAAAAAGTGACAACTCCAGGATTAAAAAATGTATACCGAATTATCAATAAGAAAACCAATAAATCAGAAGGGGATTATATTACATTACAAGATGAAAACCCCCAAGAAGAGAAGAAAATAAAAATGTTCCACCCTGTCCATACTTTTATTAGTAAGGAGGTAACGGATTTCGAGGCAATCGATCTTCATCAAAATATTTATGTAGATGGAAAACTAGTATATGAATTACCGCGTCTAAAAGAAATTCAAGATTATGTGAAGGATAACCTACTTTACTTATGGGATGAATATAAACGCACATTGAATCCGGCTGAGTATCCGGTCGATTTAAGTGAAAAATGTTGGAATAATAAAATGGAGAATATTAATGACATAATGGAAAAAGTAGCGAAAATGAAGAAATAAAAAGAGGAAGATGAAAATGGGTCCATTACAAAAACGGATCATTGAGGAATTGAAAGTTTTACCTACAATTGATCCAAAAGAAGAAATTAGAAAGAGTGTGGATTTTCTAA
The nucleotide sequence above comes from Oikeobacillus pervagus. Encoded proteins:
- a CDS encoding nicotinate phosphoribosyltransferase — translated: MIGRDDSLTLHTDLYQINMGKTYWVDGIHERNAVFDLYFRKMPFDNGFAVFAGLEKVIQFLENFHFTESDIEYLRTEVGYEEEFLQYLKNMKFTGTIRSMVEGELVFANEPIMRIEAPLIQAQLIETPILNMINYQTLIATKAARIKQVVGDETVMEFGTRRAQEMDAALWGTRAAFVGGCDATSNVRAGKLFGIPVAGTHAHAMVQAYRDEYTAFCKYAETHKDCVFLVDTYDTLKSGVPTAIRVAKEKGDTINFLGVRLDSGDIAYLSKAARKMLDEAGFPEAKIFASNDLDEQTIMHLKAQGAKVDSWGIGTKLITCFDQPALGAVYKLVSIEDENGEMQDTIKISSNTEKVTTPGLKNVYRIINKKTNKSEGDYITLQDENPQEEKKIKMFHPVHTFISKEVTDFEAIDLHQNIYVDGKLVYELPRLKEIQDYVKDNLLYLWDEYKRTLNPAEYPVDLSEKCWNNKMENINDIMEKVAKMKK